Part of the Triticum aestivum cultivar Chinese Spring chromosome 4D, IWGSC CS RefSeq v2.1, whole genome shotgun sequence genome is shown below.
GGATTTGATCTTGCTCAGATGGCATCCTTGCATACACtcgaaaagaaaagagaaaactaaCACAAATTGCTTTGTTTGGTGTCGTTGTACCCTCTTGCTCCCACTGCATGGCCTATAAAAACCATGCGAATTAGACAACCATCTACCCCACGCACACTCGAATAGTCGATCATCTTGGGAGATGGGCACTATTACTGCTGCTGGATTCCACGTTTTATTTCTCATTCCCATAATTGCATTGCACGCCCATGCATCATCTCAGGAGGCCCATCTCACAGAATTCCTCTTATCTAGAAAATCCAGAAGTAGCAGCGGCAGCACAATTAGTGATTCTATTTTCCATGGCGGATCTGTTCCCGTAATCACCAACAGCCTCCGAACAGATGAGTACCCCAACTCCGACCGCGCTCTAAAGGCGGCCGACAAGATCCCGGTGCTGCCGGGGCAGCCGGAGGGTGTCGACTTCGACCAGTACGCCGGGTATGTCACCGTCGACGGCCACAACGGCCGTGCGCTCTTCTACTACTTCGTGGAAGCGCCTGGCGACAAGGCGGCGAAGCCACTCCTCCTCTGGCTCAACGGAGGTGAGTAGTATCTAGTACCGCTGGGAATTGTtgaacaatatgtttggtaaattTGTCAAAAATTTCATTTGCAAAACTTTTTAGAAGAATATATACATGTAGAAATCACAACGGATTGATATGGAGCATGCATGCAGGCCCTGGATGCTCGTCGCTGGGCTTGGGAGCGATGCGAGAATTGGGTCCTTTCCGTGTGAACAGAGACAACCAAACCCTCACTAGGAACAAGCATGCCTGGAACAACGGTCAGGGTCCTTTCGTTTTTACCGCACATTAGCTTTGTCTTAACCAAACTTTGATCCAACTTATTTTACTGGTTTTTTTTATTGACATCTACGATATCACATCAATAGTATTAGATTCATCACCGTATCTATTTTATATTTGTTATTTTATAAATGTTTGTGTTGTTCTCTATAAATTTGGCCAGAGTTTGCAAATGTACCTTATGTACCTAGCACCACCAAAACTTGCAGAGGCAAACGTCATCTTCCTGGAATCACCCGCCGGCGTGGGATTCTCCTACTCCAACACCTCTTCCGATTACGACAGGATGGGGGATCCATTGACAGCCCAAGACACCTACGCCTTCCTCGTCAACTGGCTCGACAGGTACCCCGAGTACAAGGCGCGCGGCCTCTACAACGCCGGTGAGAGCTACGCCGGCCACTACGTGCCCCAGCTCGCCGCCGCCATCTTagcccacaacaacaacaacaacacgggCGTCATGCTAAATCTCAAGGGCATCTTGGTCGGCAACCCGTTGTTGGACGTCGTGAAGAACAAGAGAGGGCGCTACGAGTACCTGTGGAACCACGGGGTGATCTCCGACGAGGTCTGGGCCGATATCTCCAGCCACTGCAGCTTCAACGGCTCCTCCTATGGTGGTATGTGCGATGAAGCTATTAGTAAATCCAACTATACGCATAGGGACCTCGACATGTACAACATATACGCTCCCACCTGCATCACCAGCGACAACGGCTCCTACTATTCTAGCAGCCAAGTACGTACAAATATTTTTTTTTTAAAGAGACATTCTGATAGATCGAAGCTGCATTATCATTGCAAGTGGTGTGAAATTTCTTGGgagattttttcttttctttcagttACCTGGGTACGATCCGTGCGGTGAAGTGGCTACCTTTGCCTACCTGAATCGTCCCGCGGTGCAGAGGGCTCTGCACGCCAGAGAAACGAAATGGCGTGGCTGCAATAGGTACGAACACCTGAGATCAACCTGATGAAATGAGCTATATATACGTGTACGCATATATGTATAAATATGATCTTGTTCGATTTCTTGTTGGTGAAGAATCTTTATAGGTTTCAAGGACTCGCCAGATAGCATGGTACCAACCTTGAAATGGCTAATCGACCACGGCTTGCCCATATGGCTGTTCAGGTAATCCAATACATTCTTCAAAGAAAAAATGACGAACATGCGCGCTCCTTGTCGATGCTGAAACTGACGAAATGATTTTCAGCGGGGATTTTGACTCTATTTGCCCCTTCACCGGCACGAGGTACACGGTCCGGGATCTCAAACTGTCCATCACCGAGCCCAAAAGCCGCAAGGCCTATTGTTTGTTGTTGGTGCCATTGAGGTCGACCCAAGGTGTCGGGGAGAGCCAAGATTTGGAAGCACCACGGCAAGACGAGCTGGGCGTGCAGCTCGCGCTTTGTTTGACTGTTGGCTGGATGCTCACCCAGGTTCCAGATGATGTGATTGCTGCATGTTGATATTGTTGTGTACTTGGCCTGGATGTTGCTTTCCTTCCGAACTAGCTTGCTGGGTGTGTTGCTTTGGTAGGACGGATGAGTTGGAGTAGTAAGTAGCTAGCTAGCTCTTAGAGATGAAAATCCTAGTATGGTATTGATGGCACACAAGTTGTATTTCTGCTCACACATATATATGTGACATCTCAGTTATAATGCCATATATAATTGTTATGAACCTCAAATCTCTAGCTGCCCAacgcgttatgctgccgaaatttctagCTGAAATTATGGCGACCTgtcaaaaatttggccttgtttgtaAGGAAACACAAGCTTTAGGTTGTTCACTGCACAATGTTGAGGTCTTGTTTGTAAGGAAACAAAACCTTTAGGGTGTTCTTTCGAGTCTTTTCAAGTTCCAACTGATTCAAACAACACGGgcatttatttgaaaattttcatcaTCCCTATCTTGAATTCTTGTTGTTTCATCTTGATCCAGTGTCAGTCTGAAACATCTAATTAAATCACCGGGGAGAGCTACGCCGGTCACTACATCCCCCAACTCGCCGCCACCATCTTAGCACACAACAGCAATGTAGGGGGCTATGTCCAGCAGTACGCCGGAGGGTTCACCTTCGCCACCGTGAGAGGAGCCGGGCACATGGTCCCGGCCTTCCAACCCGAGAGAGCGATGATACTGCTCCAGTCCTTTCTCACAGGGATCCTCCCTCCATTCACCAATGAGTACTAGCTAGTCTTTCTGTTTGTGCTTTTGTttctgttgtactccctccgttccaaaatacttgccgtggttgaactaaaaccatgacaagtTCTGTTGTACCGTAGCTAGCAGTGATCTATCCAGAATTCAGACCTCCAGACATTTCTGATTCGTCCCTTCCGACTTCATCGTGTTCATTTCAAGTTTAAACAGGGACAAAACAGCAAATGCACATATATATTTCTTCTTTTTGGTAATAATAACTGTATTGAAGCTCTGAAAGAATGGTTTCTGTCGCAATTTCTGTAAGATTCCATCATCTCTTTGCAGTCAGTATTCACCCGTTCCGGTACAAGGGGCTTGCTTATACATGAATGAATGAATTACAAACAATCACACACTACACCACCCAATCCAAACTCTAGTTTGTATGCTGATCTTTCTCATGCACGGCCCCCAAAAAACTGCATCAATGAGACCCTGTGGTCGACCAAGCTCCAGCAATTCAACAGGCCCTTCCGGGCTGGCTGATATCCGGCTATGCGCAGGTGAGGGCCGGCGAGGTTTTGTCAGCTCCAAGATGTGACGGTTCTTTCTTTTCTAGGACATGAAACCAGATGAACTCCTGCGTAGATCGGTCTTGGCCACAGGGACATATACAACGTCGACTAGCGAGCTGCGGGTTCGTCCGTAGAAAATGTAAACGAGAACACCTATCAGCAGCCATATGCCGACTCTTATCCATGCATCTCCGCTGAAAAACACAATGAAAATGATTGTTCTTTCTGGATAAATCATGGAAAAAGGGAAGCGAAATAAGCATCTAAAGTTAGATGTGCACTCACCCCAGGTTTATCAACAGATAAGTATTTATGAGGATGCACACGACAGGTAGAAACGGAACAAACGGGCACATGAATCCTGCAAGCAGAGACAGAGTTCAGCCTAAAGAAACATGCATGCATCCTCTTTAACTTAAAGAAGAAATAAGAAAAGGACAAGCAGTTTAATGTACCTCCAGAATGACCAAAAGAGTGCCTGCCATCATCTTGGTCAATGCAGCAGAGTACAACAAGACCAGGTATAAGGAGCACACCACCAACAATGCAACCAATGCAAAGCGGTAGGCTGACAATAAGAAACAAACATATATTTGTTAGACTTTCTGGTGACTTGTAATAAACAGTATAATTATAGATGCTGCTGCCTTCATCTATGGCGCAGAGGCCGTGGGAAATAAAGCTTccattttctttaaaaaaacaatGAGGCAAATGTATATCTCTTTCCCAACTATATGCATACTTACAAAGGTAGCCATGTGGCAGAAGCTGAAGCCGTGAGGACCAGAACTCCTAGACAAACAGATCCTATGCTGAAAGCAGCTATCTTTCGACGCTTCATCTCATCCATCTTGCCTAACATATTATGAGGAAAGGGCACCATTCATTTTGGTTAGCTTGATAAGTTATAAGAAGCAAACTTTTTGTGGGAAAAATGGAATGACTAGTTTAAATCTGAAAGCAACTGTGTGCACATTACCTTTGTGTTGCTTCTCGAGAAGAGGGTCCTTCATTGCTTCTGTCGCAATCAAATCCTTTATTTGAGATGTGTCACAGATGTCATCCCCAAGTGGATCCCTACCCTTTTCCTCATCATATTCTTGGTTCAAACCCATTGATTCTCGCCGAGATGATGATAGAGGGACCTCCTCTGGAGGAACATATCTGAGTATCAAGATCGATACTGCCACTATGGTGAACGCGAGGAGTGTGCCTACACTGACCTGAAATGGTCAAGCATTTAAATTTATCTTCATGTTAAATCTTGCAGTGCTGTTAACTACTTTTTGGTGTGTGGAAGGCCATCAAATCAAAGTATGCAAATGACAAAGGCTTGATGTTTTCTTACCATTCCTGCCAATTGAGAAACATCCATGAAAAAGGCAAGAGCAGCAGCACAGATACCAGCCACAATTGTGCCCTTGACAGGTACTTGTGTGTGCTTGTTCACATCGGAGAAGAAAGACGGCAGCAGTCCATCTCTTGCCATGGTCATCAGTATTCTAGGCTGTGAGGATGAAAAACTCAAGTAGTTTAGCAACTATTTTGGAAGTCACCCAGCTTCGGCAAGCTACAAGACTAGGTTCACCTACGCACTGCAGAAAAGTAGCTGCCCCTAGTATGGAAATTCTATACAGACTAAAAGTTACGGGGTAGACTGCTAATTATCACAAGTTTGAGTCACAGTGATGTGTTTGTATACCTGTGGAAGAAGTGAGCCCATCAAGGTTGAACACAGTGCAAGAACAGCACCACTTGTCACGACAtacctaaaataaaataaaagacacAGTGGATAATTCAGTCAAAAGCACGCTAGATGACCATTATAGCCAACAGCACAAACAAAAGGAGAATTGAGTCCTTACATTGCCCACTGCATTCCATGTTTTGCAAAGGCGGATGAAATAGGTGTATCTGGGTCCATAGCAAAATACGGTACAATCCCAACAATAACAACAGCGACCATCATGTACAACAAACAGCAAATAGACAATGCTGCTCCTATTCCCAGAGGTAGATCTCGTTGTGGGTTCTTCACCTGTCGATCGAAGTAAAAGCAACAATAACAAGAAAAGTCAATATATATCTCCTTAACAGAAGTGGACAAATAAGTCATTAAGTAGGACCTTCCTTACCTCCTCGGCAGTACTCGCTACTGTGTCAAAGCCTATGTATGCAAAGAAAACAGTTGCTGATCCAGCAAGCACTCCATTTACTCCGTATGGAAAATACCTGAAAAGTTTAGCAGTGTTATTCCACTACCAACCCCTCTGCAGTATGCTAAATACCAAATGATTTCAGGGTACATACCCGTCAGTAACCTTATAGCCCTCCCATCCAATCTGGAAGCCAATATAACAACCAGCTATGATTACAAATAGCATCACACAAGCATTCATAATCGTCACAATTGCTTGTACAAATGAGCTCTGCAAGAAATTCAAACGGAATAATCATTGATGGTCCTATATTTGGGGAAATGAGCAATCTTATAACCTGAGCAAAGTACCAACCTCTTTTATCCCTAGGCATAATAAAGCAGTGACAGCAAGAACAAGAGCAGCAGCACAGGGATCAACAATAACGTCAAACCATGGAAGTTGATGCCGTGCTAATATCCATGGCAAGCTATCTGGTCCTCCAAAAAACAAGGCCTGAAAAGATAAatgaaagctcataaaatattGAATATAGCAGAGCGGTTGTTCAAGCATTGACCAAAATTCCACAGAACAAAGCTCTAAGAAAGAGATGACACTCACTAAATTGGGGGATATGCCACGGGCAACAGCAGATCCGCCAAGAGTATATTCCAGCACCAAAGACCAGCCAATCAGCCAGGCAACACTAGATAAGTACAACGTGTGAAGCATGTTAGATCATTCTGGCCTTAAGATCTTAAATAAATGTAACACGATAACAGAGTTCACCATGGTATAGAATATCAAACAGCTAATATTTCATCTCTGAAGAATGCAATCTATGCCATGGGACCAGTAATTTTTACCCTTCGCCGATGCAGATATATGAATAATGATACGCGCTTCCAGCAGAGGGGCAACGGCTAGCAAGCTCGGCATAACAGAATGCTGAAAGTGCAGCAGCTATCCCAGCTATCAGGAATGAAACTGCCAATGCTGGACCAGCATGCTCCCTGGCAACTGTTCCGACAAGAACATATACTCCAGCTCCAATTGTCGAACCAACCCCTGGTAGATAATGCAAGGGTTCAGAAACAATCTGTTAATATATCATAAGCACTCTATGTATTGGGGGAAAAGACTCTATTAAATCTAGAATATCAAACATCAGGCTCCATTTGACACTGCTGGATTATGAATTTATGATAATGACATTTGTTTATCAAACATTTTCCTGTTTACCGTTttgtttattatatatatatactgttTCAGCAGATTATAAAATAAGTTCTGCAACCACAATTGTGCTTAAGCAAGGCAGCATACATGAGTGGAGCTATGATTTAAGCTAATGAGTATACTGCACAAGATCATGACAATATCAAGGTTGCGGTATTGATGATGACTACCTTTCAGTGGGCAACCAACAAGGACCTCCCTTTGTTTCTGAATCTTTATTGATTTCAGAACCAGTTAACAGGCTGAAACAAAGCAAGTATACCAAAAATAGAACTTCTGCCACACACGAGCAAGCACTCATCTGAATGTCTTTCACAACTAATATAAGCCTCCAGTTTTTTTTAAATACTACTCCTATTATAAGCATAATGTAAAAACCGATTTATTTTATTTACTGCATTTGTTTACAGAGAGAAAAACAGAGTACTATGGCAAAATTGTTCCCTTGTATTTTTGTTAGTACTATTTCAGAAGAAAGAACAAGTCACAGTTCACCACTTAAACTCTCTAGTTTTTAGAAAAGATCAGTTCTAGGTAAACAATTTAATAAAAATGTACATAAGCACATTAATCAAAATACAAAGCAAATCCTCCAAATCAATCTAGCGGCTCCATGGAGATTGATCCAAGACCCGTGTAGCTACTAAACAGAACTGATTCCACCACGAAACCTGCAGTGTCGCCACAGTCCCCAACCCCAAAAAAAGGCCTCGCTTTTCCATTGCAGAAATATACTGTTACTCCGGAAAAGGGCggacagaaaagaaaagaaaagaacagaaaaggcggacgggaggggaggggagagggcgaCGTCGCCGTACCGATCGCAACGAGCTCGAGGATGTTGAGCTCCTTGGCGAGCTGCTGGCCCTCGGCGCGGGCCCTGTCGGAGTCGACCGGCTTCCGGCGCATCAGGCTCcggaacccgccgccgccgccaatctGCAATGCCATCGGGAGGGATTTGGCGGTGGCGAGAGCCAAGCAATCTCGATCAGAGGGCGGATAAGGGCATCGGGCTCTGGCGGTTTACGCGGGGATTGGGCGGCGAGGGGGGCGAGAAAGCGACGGAAGTGGAGATGGAGGCGGCCTCGCCCGTGTTGTTTCGGGAGGAATATGCAGAGTCAAAGGAGGATTGAGATTCAGTTGCCGCCGTCCAGAGTCTTGGATGGATTCTATTATCATGGGATACGATTACAGGATTACAATTACATTCCATTATTTCCTTTTGTGAGCACATACAAAAaaatctttttcttttcctttttttgcagGATGCGGGAAGAGTACATACAAATTTCCCAAGGGCTCTAATATCGGCCGACCGGTCGCCGGTCGAACGATTTCGTTCGCCGGGGGAGCAGCTCCCGGCGAACGTTTCGCCTCCCTCGGTCGTTCGTAGGGGGGAGGGCCAGGGCGAACCCCATTGGTCCGGAGACCCAGTTTACTGTTTTTCTAAAGAAAATTGTTTAAAATCAACCGGTTGATTTCTCTACTCCGTAAACCGCCTCCTCCACTTGACACGTGCTCCTGTGAGGCCCACCCACCACTCTCCCACCTTGCCTTATCTTTTCCCAAGCCGTTCTAgccggtcgtcttcttccttcttttctctGCAACCTACCTGCTCCCCCAGCACTTCTGCTACGCATCCGCCATGGACGCAATTGCCGCGCTGCGAGCTGGTGTGAGCCACCGCCACTAGCCATGCCCTCTAATCTGGCCCGCACCTGCTACTCCCCAGCTGCAATCCATGGGAGAGGGGATTTCCGCCATTGCTGCAGAACGGAGGAAAGCTGCACAACACCGAGCTCCGCCGGGCAGCAACGTTGTGCTGTGTGCCGGCAGTGGAGCTGCAGTGGAACACGGCGGTGTACAGCGGAGCTGAAGTGCAGCGGCGTGGTGCTGCGCGGGGGTGCGGTGGAGCTAAAGTGAACCTGCGCGGTGCTGCACACTAGAGCGACGCAGCTACAGTGCAACATGCCGGAGCTGCGACTGGCCGCTGGAGCACCGTGTGCCGATGTCGCGGGCTGCAATTAAGCATGGCCGGCGATGCGACGGGTCGGCGGCGCTGCGTTGGAGCACCTCGTGCCGGTGTCGCGGATGCAGTGAAGCATGGCCGGAGCTGCGTTGGAGCACTTTGTGTCAGTGTCGCGGCTGCAATGAAGAATGGCCGGAGCTGCGCCGGGTCGCCGGCGCTGCGTTGGAGCACCGCATGCCGGTGTCACGGCTGCAATGAAGCATGGACGGAGCTACGGAGGGACCTCGGCGCTGCGTTGTAGCACCGCCGCGCCGGTGTTGGCGGCTGCAATGAAGCATGGCCGGAGCTGCGCCGGGTCGCCGATGCTGCGTTGGAGCACCGCATGTCGGTGTCGCGGCTGCAATGAAGCATGGACGGAGCTACGGAGGGACGGCGGTGCTCCGTTGTAGCACCGCCGCACCGGTGTTGGCGGCTGCAATGAAGCATGGCCGGAGTTGCGCTGGGTCGCCGGCACTGCGTTCGAGCACCACATGCCGGTGTCGCGGCTGCAATGAAGCATGGACGAAGTTATGGAGGGACGTCGGCGCTGCGTTGGAGCACCGCCGCGCCAGTGTTGGCGGCTGCAATGGCGCATCCCCGTGTTGCCGTTGCTGTCGAACGCCCAGCCCCGCTGAAGAGGGGGCGGCTCCTGCTTGCGCAGCAGCGCTGCTTCTTGTTTCACTATGTATCCAACAGCTGCGACGAAAGGATTGGACGGCTGTGCAGGCGGATGATTTCTCTAGGAAATCATCCGGCTTATCTGtagcagcgcccttttctaaatGCCATGAACAAAAACTGATACTCCCTTAATTTCTtcatgtaaggtgtattatttccAGCAAGGTGACCAAGGCACGTAATTGGAGACAGTAGGATGAAATTACCCTAGGCTAATTAGTTGATTATCGGCAAATAAATCATTTAGCCTATAAAGGGAAGAATACACGCAATTGGTAGAGAGATACTTTCCATCGACGATGGCGAGAGCCAAGCAATCTCGATCAGAGGGCGGATAAGGGCATCGGGTTGTGGCGGTTTACGCGGGGCTTGGGCGGCGAGGGGGGCGAGAAAGCGACGGAAGTGGAGATGGAGGCGGcctcgctctccccctctctctctcgtgttgtttTCTCTCTCTGACGGGAGGAATATGCAGAGTCAAAGAAGGATTGAGAGAAGATTCTGTTGCCGCCGTCCGGGCCCCTGGATTCTATTATTATGAAATACAATTCGGCATTGCGTCGCAGTTATTCCATGATCTTACGTGGAGATCCATACAATTTTTTTATAGATTTGGTTAAGTCCCGGTCGGGTGACATCTAGCCACATCCCAATTAAattactctctccgtcccataatagaAGAGCGTTTTAGACTAGTGTAAAAAAAATGCTCTAatatatggaacggagggagtacaagattacTATAGTACATTATTTCTCTTTGTGAGCACACACAAATCtctccttttttttgcgggaagagTACAGACAAAATTCTGAAGGACTCTAATACCTGGCGACCAGCCCCAAAAAGGAGGGCTGACCAACGATCATTCGCCAGGGGAGCAGCTCCCAGCGAACATTTCGCCTCCCTCAATTGTTCGGGGGAGGGCCAGGGCGAACCCATTGGTCCGGAGTCCGGTTTACCGTTTTCTCAAATGccatgaacaaaaatacatattttcttatgaaaacaaagaaaacataAATGTATAATTGCCCTAAaccaaaaaaacacattttcttaTGAATAACAGAGAAAACATAaatatataattgccatgatatgAAAAAATAAACAATGTCATGCTACTTTATAAAACTGTCATTTCTTTAAATTATTAATTTACAAATGGTATGATTGAAACAATGTGCCGTGTGATCTGAAAAATAAATTTATGGATGTGCCAAAAAAGCCATGTTTTGGAGAAGAATGAAAAACACAATGTCATGTCGTAATGCTTTTTATTATTGGATCCATTGTGCAAAAGATCTTAAAAATGTGTGTCATTCGAAAAAACAAAATTGCCACGCTTATAATAATGAAattgtcatcctgataataataaAAATGACATGCCAATAATAAAACTGGCATCCGGttaataataaaaatgtcatcCTCCTTAAAATAAAAACGACATGTTACTAATAACAAAAATGACATGCTCTTAATCATAAAACCGTCATTATATCAATAATAAAATTGCCACGGTATCTCTATCTCTACTgcttaaaaagaacgtaaggttctTATTTCATTCTCGTTCGTCTAACCTTCCTTGTATATGTCtcactctttccttctcctctttgattttttttctctcatCTCTGATTTTTCTCCTATTCATTCTCTCTAAAACATAATCAATTTTCTCATGTTTTATTAACTTACCCAAAAAAAGCACATTTTGTCTGGTGAGTAATTAAATTTTTACCAAATAAATGGTTAACAATAAAATGACAGGTAAATCATGGCGAAAAACTTGCTAAGATTTTAGCGCATCAATATAATAATAGACACACAGTCACAAGCTAATCTAGTAGCCTCTATTACTTAAAATGAACATAAGGTTCTCAGTTCACCTCTCTTTCGTCTAACCTTCTATATATGTCccactctttccttctcctctttgattttttctctcaTCTCTGATTTTTCTCCCATCCATTCTCCCTAAAATAGAATCAATTATCTCATgttttattaacttataaaaaaaGCAT
Proteins encoded:
- the LOC123100060 gene encoding uncharacterized protein, which codes for MGTITVGFHLLFLIPTIALHAHASSQEAHLTKFLSSKRSRSNISNKIGDPTSFHGGSFLGIASSPRIDGYPSSYHIALKAADKISALPGQPEGVDFDQYGGYVTVDGHNGRALFYYFVESPGNPVTKPLLLWLNGGPGCLSLGFGAMRELGPFRVNRDNQTLTRNNHAWNNVANVVFLESPAGVGFSYSNTSSDYDKMGDPLTAQDTYAFLVNWLDRFPEYKARALYIAGESYAGHYVPQLAATILAHNNNNNNNNNNNTGVILNLKGIFVGNPLLDDAKEERGHHEYLWNHGVISDEVWAEIAGHCNFSDDSVYGDRCYKAITRSQYESEDIDIYNIYAPTCITDNNGSYYSSSQLPGYDTCGEVPTMAYLNLPAVQRAFHARETKWSDCKIFVDFKDSPDSMVPTLKWLIDHGLPVWLFSGDLDSRCPITSTRHAIRDLNLSVTEPWRPWTAGHEIGGYVQQYKGGFAFATVRGAGHTIPTFQPERALILLQSFLKGILPPYEKAKYRSSWEMGTITAAGFHVLFLIPIIALHAHASSQEAHLTEFLLSRKSRSSSGSTISDSIFHGGSVPVITNSLRTDEYPNSDRALKAADKIPVLPGQPEGVDFDQYAGYVTVDGHNGRALFYYFVEAPGDKAAKPLLLWLNGGPGCSSLGLGAMRELGPFRVNRDNQTLTRNKHAWNNEANVIFLESPAGVGFSYSNTSSDYDRMGDPLTAQDTYAFLVNWLDRYPEYKARGLYNAGESYAGHYVPQLAAAILAHNNNNNTGVMLNLKGILVGNPLLDVVKNKRGRYEYLWNHGVISDEVWADISSHCSFNGSSYGGMCDEAISKSNYTHRDLDMYNIYAPTCITSDNGSYYSSSQLPGYDPCGEVATFAYLNRPAVQRALHARETKWRGCNRIFIGFKDSPDSMVPTLKWLIDHGLPIWLFSGDFDSICPFTGTRYTVRDLKLSITEPKSRKAYSHNSNVGGYVQQYAGGFTFATVRGAGHMVPAFQPERAMILLQSFLTGILPPFTNEY
- the LOC123095602 gene encoding cationic amino acid transporter 3, mitochondrial; translation: MALQIGGGGGFRSLMRRKPVDSDRARAEGQQLAKELNILELVAIGVGSTIGAGVYVLVGTVAREHAGPALAVSFLIAGIAAALSAFCYAELASRCPSAGSAYHYSYICIGEGVAWLIGWSLVLEYTLGGSAVARGISPNLALFFGGPDSLPWILARHQLPWFDVIVDPCAAALVLAVTALLCLGIKESSFVQAIVTIMNACVMLFVIIAGCYIGFQIGWEGYKVTDGYFPYGVNGVLAGSATVFFAYIGFDTVASTAEEVKNPQRDLPLGIGAALSICCLLYMMVAVVIVGIVPYFAMDPDTPISSAFAKHGMQWAMYVVTSGAVLALCSTLMGSLLPQPRILMTMARDGLLPSFFSDVNKHTQVPVKGTIVAGICAAALAFFMDVSQLAGMVSVGTLLAFTIVAVSILILRYVPPEEVPLSSSRRESMGLNQEYDEEKGRDPLGDDICDTSQIKDLIATEAMKDPLLEKQHKGKMDEMKRRKIAAFSIGSVCLGVLVLTASASATWLPFLPLCIGCIVGGVLLIPGLVVLCCIDQDDGRHSFGHSGGFMCPFVPFLPVVCILINTYLLINLGGDAWIRVGIWLLIGVLVYIFYGRTRSSLVDVVYVPVAKTDLRRSSSGFMS